In Streptomyces dangxiongensis, one DNA window encodes the following:
- the pruA gene encoding L-glutamate gamma-semialdehyde dehydrogenase, with protein sequence MDAVTQVPTPVNEPVHGYAPGSPERARLEVKLKELAQNPIDLPMTIGGEKRMGGGETIQVVQPHNHKAVIGTLRNATRQDAQDAIDAALAAAPAWRAMAFDDRAAIILRAAELLAGPWRETIAASTMLGQSKTAQQAEIDSPCELVDFWRFNVHYARQILAEQPPANSPGVWNRLDHRPLEGFVYAITPFNFSAIAANLPTAPALMGNVVLWKPSPTQTHAAVLLMQLLEEAGLPKGVINLVTGDGIEVSAVALEHRDLAGIHFTGSTKTFQYLWKTVGSNIEKYRSYPRLVGETGGKDFLVAHPSADRAILKTALTRGAFEYQGQKCSATSRAYIPASIWNSGFKEEFAAEVDYLTMGDVTDLSNFMGAVIDERSFAKNKAAIDRAKQDPTCTIVAGGSYDDSVGYFVRPTVIECTDPENEVFTTEYFGPILAVHVYEDDAYEEMLTQMESVSDYALTGSVIANDRAAAAHTMERLRFAAGNFYINDKSTGAVVGQQPFGGGRASGTNDKAGAPQNLLRWTLTRAIKETLVPPTDYAYPHMG encoded by the coding sequence ATGGACGCTGTGACCCAGGTCCCCACCCCCGTCAACGAGCCGGTGCACGGCTACGCCCCCGGCTCGCCCGAGCGCGCCCGTCTGGAGGTCAAGCTCAAGGAGCTGGCTCAGAACCCGATCGACCTGCCGATGACCATCGGCGGCGAGAAGCGGATGGGCGGCGGCGAGACCATCCAGGTCGTCCAGCCGCACAACCACAAGGCCGTCATCGGCACCCTGCGCAACGCCACCCGGCAGGACGCGCAGGACGCCATCGACGCGGCCCTGGCCGCCGCCCCGGCCTGGCGTGCGATGGCCTTCGACGACCGTGCCGCGATCATCCTGCGCGCCGCCGAGCTGCTGGCCGGCCCCTGGCGCGAGACGATCGCCGCCTCCACCATGCTGGGCCAGTCCAAGACCGCCCAGCAGGCGGAGATCGACAGCCCCTGCGAGCTGGTCGACTTCTGGCGCTTCAACGTGCACTACGCCCGTCAGATCCTCGCGGAGCAGCCCCCGGCGAACTCCCCGGGCGTCTGGAACCGCCTGGACCACCGCCCGCTGGAGGGCTTCGTCTACGCGATCACGCCGTTCAACTTCTCGGCGATCGCGGCGAACCTGCCCACCGCACCGGCCCTGATGGGCAACGTGGTGCTCTGGAAGCCGTCCCCGACGCAGACCCACGCGGCCGTCCTCCTCATGCAGTTGCTGGAGGAGGCGGGCCTGCCCAAGGGCGTCATCAACCTCGTCACCGGCGACGGCATCGAGGTCTCCGCGGTCGCCCTCGAGCACCGCGACCTCGCCGGCATCCACTTCACCGGTTCGACCAAGACGTTCCAGTACCTGTGGAAGACGGTCGGCAGCAACATCGAGAAGTACCGCTCCTACCCGCGTCTGGTCGGCGAGACCGGCGGCAAGGACTTCCTGGTCGCCCACCCGAGCGCCGACCGCGCGATCCTGAAGACCGCCCTGACCCGCGGCGCCTTCGAGTACCAGGGCCAGAAGTGCAGCGCCACCTCCCGCGCCTACATCCCGGCCTCCATCTGGAACTCGGGCTTCAAGGAGGAGTTCGCCGCCGAGGTCGACTACCTGACCATGGGTGACGTCACCGACCTGTCCAACTTCATGGGCGCGGTGATCGACGAGCGGTCCTTCGCCAAGAACAAGGCGGCCATCGACCGCGCCAAGCAGGACCCGACCTGCACCATCGTGGCCGGCGGCAGCTACGACGACTCGGTCGGCTACTTCGTCCGCCCGACCGTCATCGAGTGCACCGACCCGGAGAACGAGGTCTTCACCACCGAGTACTTCGGCCCGATCCTCGCCGTGCACGTCTACGAGGACGACGCGTACGAGGAGATGCTGACCCAGATGGAGTCGGTGTCGGACTACGCCCTCACCGGTTCGGTGATCGCCAATGACCGCGCCGCCGCGGCCCACACGATGGAGCGGCTCCGCTTCGCCGCGGGCAACTTCTACATCAACGACAAGTCGACCGGCGCCGTCGTCGGCCAGCAGCCCTTCGGCGGCGGCCGTGCCTCCGGCACCAACGACAAGGCCGGCGCCCCGCAGAACCTGCTGCGCTGGACCCTGACCCGGGCCATCAAGGAGACCCTGGTCCCGCCGACCGACTACGCCTACCCGCACATGGGCTGA
- a CDS encoding PucR family transcriptional regulator, with protein sequence MGENARVTADAASFRSMGDYQELVDEISELLGVPATLENRDFELIAFGAYDSDDELDPSALDPVRTRSILTRRSTAAVRAWFEGFGITRATGPVRIPPTPEAGVYRGRICLPVRHRGVVLGYVWLLDGDPGPTDAQLAAALRVADRIGALLADEAEAGAGLSRELRAVLTAERGWQRDMAVADLRTALGPRADGPHTLVCVAPWPSADPDDAPAPRTVPHATALCTLPWGPTGLSLAVLVRLRTTDVPTPALTAAARLLREAEGAGGAKARGAGARTAAAVAARPAGPAGTTGAAGAVAAAGAGRVGGFAAGAGFAAGIGEPRTGLAELGTVWQEARAAARAALAEPRFAPVAEWGRIGPYRLLTALPPEAAHDPVAGPLLSPVHRELARTAEVYLDCAGQAGRTAAELGIHRQTLYYRLSRVEQLTGLDLDDGEDRLLLHMTLKRARL encoded by the coding sequence ATGGGAGAGAATGCCCGGGTGACGGCCGATGCTGCATCCTTCAGAAGCATGGGTGACTACCAGGAGCTGGTGGACGAGATCTCCGAGCTGCTGGGCGTCCCGGCGACCCTGGAGAACCGCGACTTCGAACTGATCGCGTTCGGCGCGTACGACAGCGACGACGAACTGGACCCGTCCGCGCTGGACCCGGTCCGCACCCGTTCCATCCTGACCCGGCGTTCCACAGCGGCGGTCCGGGCCTGGTTCGAGGGGTTCGGCATCACGCGCGCGACCGGGCCGGTGCGCATCCCGCCGACCCCGGAGGCCGGCGTGTACCGCGGCCGGATCTGTCTCCCCGTACGCCATCGGGGTGTCGTCCTCGGCTACGTCTGGCTGTTGGACGGCGACCCGGGGCCGACGGACGCCCAGCTCGCCGCCGCCCTGCGGGTGGCGGACCGGATCGGGGCGCTGCTCGCCGACGAGGCGGAGGCCGGGGCGGGGCTCAGCCGGGAGCTGCGGGCGGTGCTCACGGCGGAGCGCGGCTGGCAGCGGGACATGGCGGTGGCCGACCTGCGCACCGCGCTGGGCCCCCGTGCGGACGGCCCGCACACGCTGGTCTGTGTGGCGCCCTGGCCCTCGGCCGACCCGGACGACGCCCCGGCCCCGCGCACGGTCCCGCACGCCACCGCCCTGTGCACGCTGCCCTGGGGGCCGACCGGGCTGAGCCTGGCGGTGCTGGTGCGGCTGCGGACGACGGATGTGCCGACACCGGCGCTGACGGCGGCGGCACGACTGCTGCGGGAGGCCGAGGGGGCGGGGGGAGCGAAGGCCCGGGGAGCGGGGGCGCGCACGGCCGCCGCGGTGGCCGCGCGGCCCGCCGGGCCCGCGGGGACCACCGGGGCCGCAGGGGCCGTCGCAGCCGCCGGGGCCGGCCGGGTGGGCGGGTTCGCCGCCGGGGCCGGGTTCGCCGCCGGGATCGGCGAACCCCGCACCGGTCTCGCCGAGCTGGGCACGGTCTGGCAGGAGGCGCGGGCCGCCGCGCGCGCCGCGCTGGCCGAGCCGCGATTCGCACCGGTCGCGGAGTGGGGACGCATCGGGCCGTACCGGCTGCTGACCGCGCTGCCCCCCGAGGCCGCGCACGACCCCGTGGCCGGCCCGCTGCTCTCCCCCGTCCACCGAGAGCTGGCCCGCACCGCGGAGGTCTACCTCGACTGCGCCGGACAGGCCGGCCGCACCGCCGCCGAGCTGGGCATCCACCGTCAGACGCTGTACTACCGCCTGTCCCGGGTGGAGCAGCTCACGGGGCTCGACCTGGACGACGGGGAGGACCGGCTGCTGCTGCACATGACGTTGAAGCGGGCGCGGCTGTAG
- a CDS encoding proline dehydrogenase family protein has translation MLGPVILAASRSDRMRRLISAAPVTKQVVDRFIPGETVADIVPIIEDLTARGLELTMDVVGEDITTPEQAGAARDAYLALIDHLERLELGEKVEMSVKLSMFGQALEGGHELALANVRPVVEAAAAIGTTVTLDAEDHTTLDSMFAIHEELRKDFPQTGCVIQAYLFRTEADARRLAESGSRVRLVKGAYKEPAEVAYQQKHEIDKAYVRILRTLMEGEGYPMIGSHDPRLISIAQELAHKAGRKLDEYEFQMLYGIRGEEHLRLAAEGHRMRVYTAYGTDWYGYFMRRLAEKPANLRFFLRSMVSKG, from the coding sequence GTGCTGGGTCCCGTGATTCTCGCCGCGTCGCGCAGCGACCGGATGCGTCGTCTGATCTCGGCGGCTCCGGTGACCAAGCAGGTCGTCGACCGCTTCATCCCCGGCGAGACCGTGGCCGACATCGTCCCGATCATCGAGGACCTCACGGCCAGGGGCCTGGAGCTGACGATGGACGTCGTCGGCGAGGACATCACCACCCCGGAGCAGGCCGGGGCCGCCCGGGACGCCTACCTGGCGCTCATCGACCACCTCGAGCGGCTGGAGCTGGGCGAGAAGGTCGAGATGTCGGTCAAGCTGTCCATGTTCGGCCAAGCGCTGGAGGGCGGCCACGAGCTGGCCCTCGCCAACGTCCGCCCGGTCGTCGAGGCCGCCGCCGCCATCGGGACGACGGTGACGCTCGACGCCGAGGACCACACCACCCTCGACTCGATGTTCGCCATCCACGAGGAGCTGCGGAAGGACTTCCCGCAGACCGGCTGCGTCATCCAGGCCTACCTCTTCCGCACCGAGGCCGACGCCCGCCGCCTCGCGGAGTCCGGCAGCCGCGTCCGCCTGGTGAAGGGCGCCTACAAGGAGCCCGCCGAGGTCGCCTACCAGCAGAAGCACGAGATCGACAAGGCCTACGTGCGCATCCTCAGGACGCTCATGGAGGGCGAGGGCTACCCGATGATCGGGTCCCACGACCCGCGTCTGATCTCCATCGCCCAGGAGCTGGCCCACAAGGCCGGCCGCAAGCTCGACGAGTACGAGTTCCAGATGCTCTACGGCATCCGCGGCGAGGAGCACCTGCGGCTGGCCGCCGAGGGCCACCGCATGCGCGTCTACACCGCCTACGGCACCGACTGGTACGGCTACTTCATGCGCCGTCTCGCCGAGAAGCCCGCCAACCTGCGCTTCTTCCTGCGCTCGATGGTCAGCAAGGGCTGA
- a CDS encoding TetR/AcrR family transcriptional regulator, whose amino-acid sequence MGHREDLLKGAKRCLLEKGFARTTARDIVKESGTNLASIGYHYGSKDALLTQAYVSLIESVGESFGPGLGEEVTQPPGSLERFQEMWASVIRTVPEARAIWLLSFELMFQDERVAQVRKLLAEAQEEGRTGLVALFNGVPETEVDQETTDSEGRLYQTLLNGLMVQWLFDPASATTAEQLTEGLRRVMRQAARH is encoded by the coding sequence ATGGGACACCGTGAGGATCTGCTCAAGGGCGCCAAGCGCTGCCTGCTGGAGAAGGGCTTCGCGCGGACGACGGCGCGCGACATCGTCAAGGAGTCGGGGACGAACCTGGCCTCGATCGGCTACCACTACGGGTCGAAGGACGCGCTGCTCACCCAGGCGTACGTCTCCCTGATCGAGAGCGTGGGCGAGAGCTTCGGCCCGGGGCTCGGCGAGGAGGTCACGCAGCCCCCGGGATCACTGGAGCGTTTCCAGGAGATGTGGGCGAGCGTCATCCGCACCGTGCCCGAGGCACGGGCGATCTGGCTGCTCAGCTTCGAGCTGATGTTCCAGGACGAGCGTGTCGCCCAGGTGCGCAAGCTGCTGGCCGAGGCGCAGGAGGAAGGCCGGACCGGGCTCGTGGCCCTCTTCAACGGCGTCCCGGAGACGGAGGTCGACCAGGAGACCACGGACAGCGAGGGCCGCCTCTACCAGACCCTCCTCAACGGCCTCATGGTCCAGTGGCTCTTCGACCCCGCCTCGGCGACCACCGCCGAGCAGCTCACCGAGGGCCTGCGGCGCGTCATGCGGCAGGCCGCGCGGCACTGA